One Ricinus communis isolate WT05 ecotype wild-type chromosome 7, ASM1957865v1, whole genome shotgun sequence genomic region harbors:
- the LOC8259124 gene encoding uncharacterized protein LOC8259124 isoform X2 yields the protein MQPYSDLASGNVFHPRTQPVTSRQESSSYGQDTAFMQNLALHKAVDSGDWEAAKKFLEDHPDALTASLSADGDTALHVAVLAGHVEIVEELLTLLDAEDLEMKNKNNATALNYAAIGGITRIAEGLVNSRKNLLSIPNQNGLIPVVVASLYGHKDMARYLYKESPKGELSPEKGKNGIMLLTTCIVDDLYDIALDLLQNYPELAYHQDSDKDTALEMLAQKPSAFPSGSTLPLWQSWIYMCIRVPESQPSSNGDIESPRSGRLIRRNIIRRVPGLEYLYNLKLTHVQAHELLCCLCQEISTLHKSEFENIGVYRAIFKAVKHGTVEFVEEMTKHYPDIIWCEDECNRGIFMYAVLQRQEKVFNLIYKMGAKKNSIATSWDKYFNNILHQAASPPPSSQLDRVSGAALQMQRELQWYKEVESIVQPKYKEMVNFQRKTPRALFTESHKKLVEEGEKWMKDTATSSTVVAALIATIMFSAIFTVPGGYDQYGKPLYLYEGVFMVFMVADAMSLFASTSSILMFLGILTARYREEDFLKSLPTKLIVGLSTLFFSIATMMITFGVALFTFLRERVSWVLFPIILLASLPVTLFALLQFPLLVEIFFSTYGLGIFEKSRKWRLF from the exons ATGCAGCCTTACAGTGATTTGGCCTCCGGCAATGTTTTTCATCCAAGGACACAACCTGTAACATCACGGCAAGAAAGCTCGAGTTATGGTCAAG ACACTGCGTTCATGCAGAACCTGGCTCTACATAAAGCGGTCGACAGTGGGGATTGGGAGGCTGCAAAGAAATTTCTTGAAGATCATCCTGATGCACTGACAGCTAGCCTATCAGCAGATGGGGATACAGCCCTCCACGTTGCGGTTCTGGCAGGGCATGTAGAGATAGTTGAGGAGCTATTGACACTGTTAGATGCAGAGGACTTGGAAATGAAAAACAAGAACAATGCCACTGCACTTAATTATGCTGCCATTGGAGGAATCACAAGGATTGCTGAGGGCTTGGTGAATTCCAGAAAAAACTTGCTCAGCATTCCTAATCAGAATGGCCTAATACCTGTGGTTGTAGCTTCTCTCTATGGTCATAAAGACATGGCTCGTTATCTCTACAAGGAGAGCCCGAAAGGGGAACTCAGTCCTGAGAAAGGCAAGAACGGGATTATGCTTCTCACAACTTGTATTGTTGATGATCTCTATG ATATTGCTTTGGACTTGCTTCAAAATTACCCAGAATTAGCATATCATCAAGATAGTGACAAAGATACAGCACTTGAGATGTTGGCTCAGAAACCTTCTGCATTCCCCAGTGGAAGTACACTTCCTCTGTGGCAAAGTTGGATATACATGT GTATCCGTGTCCCTGAGTCTCAACCCTCTAGCAATGGAGACATTGAAAGTCCTCGTAGTGGAAGATTAATAAGAAGAAACATCATCAGAAGAG TTCCAGGACTCGAGTATTTGTATAACCTGAAGTTGACCCATGTCCAAGCACATGAACTCCTTTGTTGCCTATGCCAAGAAATATCAACTCTGCATAAATCAGAATTCGAGAACATTGGAGTGTATAGAGCCATATTCAAAGCTGTCAAGCATGGAACTGTTGAATTTGTTGAAGAGATGACTAAACATTATCCTGACATCATTTGGTGCGAGGATGAATGCAACCGGGGGATATTCATGTATGCAGTTCTTCAACGTCAGGAAAAGGTTTTCAaccttatatataaaatgggtGCAAAGAAGAACTCCATTGCAACTTCTTgggataaatattttaataacatttTACATCAAGCAGCATCCCCACCACCATCTTCTCAGCTTGATCGCGTTTCGGGTGCAGCACTGCAAATGCAAAGGGAGTTGCAGTGGTATAAG GAAGTGGAAAGTATTGTACAACCCAAGTACAAGGAGATGGTCAACTTTCAACGTAAGACTCCTCGTGCTTTATTTACAGAATCCCACAAGAAATTAGTTGAAGAAGGCGAGAAATGGATGAAGGACACAGCTACATCCTCCACTGTCGTGGCAGCACTAATTGCTACGATTATGTTTTCTGCAATCTTTACAGTTCCTGGAGGTTATGATCAATATGGAAAGCCTCTATACTTGTATGAAGGTGTATTCATGGTTTTCATGGTAGCTGATGCAATGTCATTGTTTGCTTCCACATCTTCGATACTGATGTTTTTAGGAATCTTGACAGCGCGATACAGAGAAGAAGACTTTCTCAAGTCCTTGCCAACCAAATTGATTGTAGGTCTTTCTACTCTTTTCTTCTCTATAGCAACAATGATGATAACATTTGGAGTAGctctttttacttttcttcGCGAGCGTGTATCTTGGGTTTTATTTCCCATTATTTTGCTCGCCAGTCTTCCAGTTACTCTCTTTGCTCTCTTGCAATTTCCTCTCCTTGTTGAGATTTTCTTCTCCACATATGGGCTTGGCATTTTTGAAAAGTCGAGGAAGTGGAGGTTATTTTGA
- the LOC8259124 gene encoding uncharacterized protein LOC8259124 isoform X1 gives MQPYSDLASGNVFHPRTQPVTSRQESSSYGQDTAFMQNLALHKAVDSGDWEAAKKFLEDHPDALTASLSADGDTALHVAVLAGHVEIVEELLTLLDAEDLEMKNKNNATALNYAAIGGITRIAEGLVNSRKNLLSIPNQNGLIPVVVASLYGHKDMARYLYKESPKGELSPEKGKNGIMLLTTCIVDDLYDIALDLLQNYPELAYHQDSDKDTALEMLAQKPSAFPSGSTLPLWQSWIYMCIRVPESQPSSNGDIESPRSGRLIRRNIIRRVFHNLLVWIWKWLKPLVPGLEYLYNLKLTHVQAHELLCCLCQEISTLHKSEFENIGVYRAIFKAVKHGTVEFVEEMTKHYPDIIWCEDECNRGIFMYAVLQRQEKVFNLIYKMGAKKNSIATSWDKYFNNILHQAASPPPSSQLDRVSGAALQMQRELQWYKEVESIVQPKYKEMVNFQRKTPRALFTESHKKLVEEGEKWMKDTATSSTVVAALIATIMFSAIFTVPGGYDQYGKPLYLYEGVFMVFMVADAMSLFASTSSILMFLGILTARYREEDFLKSLPTKLIVGLSTLFFSIATMMITFGVALFTFLRERVSWVLFPIILLASLPVTLFALLQFPLLVEIFFSTYGLGIFEKSRKWRLF, from the exons ATGCAGCCTTACAGTGATTTGGCCTCCGGCAATGTTTTTCATCCAAGGACACAACCTGTAACATCACGGCAAGAAAGCTCGAGTTATGGTCAAG ACACTGCGTTCATGCAGAACCTGGCTCTACATAAAGCGGTCGACAGTGGGGATTGGGAGGCTGCAAAGAAATTTCTTGAAGATCATCCTGATGCACTGACAGCTAGCCTATCAGCAGATGGGGATACAGCCCTCCACGTTGCGGTTCTGGCAGGGCATGTAGAGATAGTTGAGGAGCTATTGACACTGTTAGATGCAGAGGACTTGGAAATGAAAAACAAGAACAATGCCACTGCACTTAATTATGCTGCCATTGGAGGAATCACAAGGATTGCTGAGGGCTTGGTGAATTCCAGAAAAAACTTGCTCAGCATTCCTAATCAGAATGGCCTAATACCTGTGGTTGTAGCTTCTCTCTATGGTCATAAAGACATGGCTCGTTATCTCTACAAGGAGAGCCCGAAAGGGGAACTCAGTCCTGAGAAAGGCAAGAACGGGATTATGCTTCTCACAACTTGTATTGTTGATGATCTCTATG ATATTGCTTTGGACTTGCTTCAAAATTACCCAGAATTAGCATATCATCAAGATAGTGACAAAGATACAGCACTTGAGATGTTGGCTCAGAAACCTTCTGCATTCCCCAGTGGAAGTACACTTCCTCTGTGGCAAAGTTGGATATACATGT GTATCCGTGTCCCTGAGTCTCAACCCTCTAGCAATGGAGACATTGAAAGTCCTCGTAGTGGAAGATTAATAAGAAGAAACATCATCAGAAGAG TATTTCACAACCTGTTAGTATGGATTTGGAAATGGCTAAAACCATTAG TTCCAGGACTCGAGTATTTGTATAACCTGAAGTTGACCCATGTCCAAGCACATGAACTCCTTTGTTGCCTATGCCAAGAAATATCAACTCTGCATAAATCAGAATTCGAGAACATTGGAGTGTATAGAGCCATATTCAAAGCTGTCAAGCATGGAACTGTTGAATTTGTTGAAGAGATGACTAAACATTATCCTGACATCATTTGGTGCGAGGATGAATGCAACCGGGGGATATTCATGTATGCAGTTCTTCAACGTCAGGAAAAGGTTTTCAaccttatatataaaatgggtGCAAAGAAGAACTCCATTGCAACTTCTTgggataaatattttaataacatttTACATCAAGCAGCATCCCCACCACCATCTTCTCAGCTTGATCGCGTTTCGGGTGCAGCACTGCAAATGCAAAGGGAGTTGCAGTGGTATAAG GAAGTGGAAAGTATTGTACAACCCAAGTACAAGGAGATGGTCAACTTTCAACGTAAGACTCCTCGTGCTTTATTTACAGAATCCCACAAGAAATTAGTTGAAGAAGGCGAGAAATGGATGAAGGACACAGCTACATCCTCCACTGTCGTGGCAGCACTAATTGCTACGATTATGTTTTCTGCAATCTTTACAGTTCCTGGAGGTTATGATCAATATGGAAAGCCTCTATACTTGTATGAAGGTGTATTCATGGTTTTCATGGTAGCTGATGCAATGTCATTGTTTGCTTCCACATCTTCGATACTGATGTTTTTAGGAATCTTGACAGCGCGATACAGAGAAGAAGACTTTCTCAAGTCCTTGCCAACCAAATTGATTGTAGGTCTTTCTACTCTTTTCTTCTCTATAGCAACAATGATGATAACATTTGGAGTAGctctttttacttttcttcGCGAGCGTGTATCTTGGGTTTTATTTCCCATTATTTTGCTCGCCAGTCTTCCAGTTACTCTCTTTGCTCTCTTGCAATTTCCTCTCCTTGTTGAGATTTTCTTCTCCACATATGGGCTTGGCATTTTTGAAAAGTCGAGGAAGTGGAGGTTATTTTGA